In the genome of Rhodoplanes sp. Z2-YC6860, one region contains:
- a CDS encoding Bug family tripartite tricarboxylate transporter substrate binding protein: MQIPRRRFLRLAAGLAALPVLPRLARAETYPSRAVKVIVPFAPGGPTDLYARLIATKLSEQTGKSFYIENVGGAGGSAGSARAAQSAPDGYTLLVTGGSHVNNPFLYSHVPYDPFRDFEAVTLGAVQPIVLTVNPNVPAKNVKEFVALVKANPGKFSFASPGVGTPPSLVGELFRLSYAPDLVHVPFNGGGPAVGSAVAGHTPASFGALAPAVPMIQDGKLRALAVSATTRAQALPDTPTMVEAGFPDVEGSTWTAVVVPFGTPKDIIAQLYQMLAAIHARPDVRERLAAMAFETVASTPEECNAFFRTESAKWSKVIKLAGIRAD, translated from the coding sequence ATGCAGATTCCCCGTCGCCGATTTCTGCGTTTGGCCGCGGGCCTCGCCGCCCTGCCCGTGCTGCCGCGCCTCGCACGCGCCGAGACCTATCCGTCGCGAGCCGTGAAGGTGATCGTGCCATTTGCGCCCGGCGGGCCGACCGACCTGTATGCACGCTTGATCGCGACCAAACTGTCCGAGCAGACCGGCAAGTCGTTTTACATCGAAAACGTCGGCGGCGCGGGCGGCAGCGCCGGCAGTGCGCGCGCCGCGCAGTCCGCGCCCGACGGTTACACTTTGCTGGTGACCGGCGGCAGCCACGTCAACAACCCGTTTCTCTACAGCCACGTGCCATACGATCCGTTCCGCGACTTCGAGGCGGTGACGCTCGGCGCGGTCCAACCGATCGTGCTCACGGTGAATCCAAACGTGCCGGCAAAGAACGTCAAAGAGTTCGTCGCGCTCGTCAAAGCCAATCCCGGCAAATTCAGCTTCGCCTCGCCCGGCGTCGGCACGCCGCCAAGTCTCGTCGGAGAGCTGTTCCGATTGTCCTACGCTCCTGATCTTGTTCACGTGCCCTTCAATGGCGGCGGCCCCGCAGTCGGCTCAGCCGTTGCTGGTCACACGCCCGCCTCGTTCGGCGCGCTCGCACCCGCGGTGCCGATGATCCAGGACGGCAAGCTCCGCGCGCTCGCGGTTTCGGCAACGACGCGTGCACAGGCGCTGCCCGATACGCCAACGATGGTCGAGGCAGGCTTCCCTGACGTCGAAGGCTCGACCTGGACCGCCGTCGTGGTGCCATTCGGCACACCGAAGGACATCATCGCGCAGCTTTACCAGATGCTCGCCGCGATCCACGCCCGGCCCGACGTCAGAGAGCGCCTTGCCGCAATGGCATTCGAGACGGTCGCCAGCACGCCCGAAGAATGCAACGCGTTCTTCAGAACAGAATCGG
- a CDS encoding antibiotic biosynthesis monooxygenase family protein has product MFAVIFEVQPKQERFDEYLELAKGLKPKLEAIDGFIDNERFKSLRDQRRLVSLSTWRDEKAVIRWRTQGEHHGVQEKGRFEVFEDYHLRVGEIFVDSQAPATKQLRFDETEIGAAKVVSLTEVEPKQKGDVSGDTLGEQLGLGGHGGLIASEIFESIYVPGKLLLLTSWRDAQAAEAFPPRPPAGAKSLRHRSVRIIRDYGMFERREAPQFYPEVRKAS; this is encoded by the coding sequence ATGTTTGCCGTGATCTTCGAAGTCCAACCCAAGCAGGAGCGCTTCGACGAATATCTGGAGCTTGCGAAGGGGCTCAAGCCGAAGCTCGAAGCCATTGACGGGTTCATCGACAACGAGCGCTTCAAAAGCCTGCGCGATCAACGGCGGCTGGTGTCGCTATCGACGTGGCGCGACGAGAAAGCGGTGATCCGTTGGCGGACGCAGGGCGAGCACCACGGCGTCCAGGAAAAAGGACGCTTCGAGGTGTTCGAGGACTATCATCTCCGGGTCGGCGAGATTTTCGTCGACAGTCAGGCGCCGGCAACGAAGCAACTGCGTTTCGACGAAACCGAGATCGGCGCCGCGAAGGTCGTCAGCTTGACCGAGGTCGAACCCAAACAGAAGGGTGACGTCTCGGGCGATACGCTTGGCGAGCAACTCGGCCTTGGCGGCCACGGCGGGCTGATCGCAAGCGAGATATTCGAAAGCATCTACGTGCCGGGCAAGCTTCTGCTGCTGACGTCGTGGCGCGACGCCCAGGCGGCCGAAGCGTTCCCGCCAAGGCCGCCGGCTGGCGCGAAGTCACTTCGCCACCGCAGCGTCCGCATCATCCGCGACTACGGCATGTTCGAGCGCCGCGAGGCGCCGCAGTTCTATCCCGAGGTGCGCAAGGCGTCGTAG
- a CDS encoding cobalamin-independent methionine synthase II family protein — translation MADSPDRIPVTHVGSLVRPPDLVEFLKQVEAGQPYDSAAYEACLKASIDEIVHQQVEAGVDIVSDGEFSKGRNWAFYVHARISGITTRPATPQEMKDPLTSAGGGQDQVAFPEFYAEYNRASGLGARLGNRFVVNGPLTYNDSSVKRDIATLKAAAAKHKAAGAFLPVVAPASALPGAKNEHYADEKALLFALADALHEEYKAIVDAGLYVQIDDAFLPYMHEKMVPPMSEPQYRAWAQLRIDALNHALRGIPEERSRYHICWGSWNGPHAFDVPLKSIVDLLLQVKVGAYSVEQANPRHEHEWTVWKDVKLPAGKKLIPGVISHATNIVEHPELVAQRLVRLANIVGRENVMAGTDCGFAQSPFAKRVHESIMWAKLRSLSEGARLASAELWGKRSAA, via the coding sequence ATGGCCGATAGTCCCGACCGCATCCCGGTAACCCATGTCGGCAGCCTGGTTCGACCGCCCGACCTGGTCGAGTTCCTCAAGCAGGTCGAGGCCGGCCAGCCTTACGACTCGGCGGCCTATGAGGCTTGTCTGAAGGCCTCCATCGACGAAATCGTCCACCAGCAGGTCGAGGCCGGCGTCGACATCGTCAGCGACGGTGAGTTCAGCAAGGGCCGGAATTGGGCATTCTACGTGCACGCCCGGATCAGCGGGATCACGACAAGGCCTGCGACACCGCAGGAGATGAAGGACCCGCTCACCTCCGCGGGCGGCGGCCAGGATCAGGTGGCGTTTCCGGAATTCTATGCCGAATACAATCGCGCCTCCGGCCTTGGCGCGCGGCTTGGCAACCGCTTCGTCGTCAACGGCCCCCTCACCTACAACGACAGCTCGGTCAAGCGCGATATCGCCACGCTGAAAGCCGCAGCGGCCAAACACAAGGCGGCCGGCGCATTCCTGCCCGTGGTCGCGCCCGCAAGCGCGCTGCCCGGCGCCAAGAACGAGCACTACGCCGACGAGAAAGCGCTCCTCTTCGCCCTCGCCGATGCGCTGCACGAGGAATACAAAGCCATCGTCGATGCCGGACTTTACGTGCAGATCGACGACGCCTTCCTGCCGTATATGCACGAGAAGATGGTGCCGCCGATGAGCGAGCCGCAGTACCGCGCCTGGGCACAGCTTCGCATCGACGCGCTCAATCATGCCTTGCGCGGCATCCCTGAAGAGCGATCGCGCTATCACATCTGCTGGGGCAGCTGGAACGGGCCGCATGCCTTCGACGTCCCGTTGAAGAGCATCGTCGACCTCCTGCTGCAGGTGAAGGTCGGCGCCTACAGCGTCGAGCAGGCCAACCCGCGCCATGAGCACGAATGGACGGTGTGGAAAGACGTCAAACTGCCGGCCGGCAAGAAGCTCATTCCCGGCGTGATCAGCCACGCCACCAACATCGTCGAGCATCCGGAGCTGGTGGCCCAGCGACTGGTCCGGCTCGCCAACATCGTCGGCCGCGAGAACGTGATGGCCGGCACCGATTGCGGCTTTGCCCAGAGCCCGTTCGCCAAGCGGGTCCACGAAAGCATCATGTGGGCGAAGCTGCGCTCGCTCAGCGAGGGTGCGCGGCTTGCGAGCGCCGAACTCTGGGGCAAGCGCAGCGCCGCGTAG
- the rplJ gene encoding 50S ribosomal protein L10, translated as MERAAKAEQIAELKEVFKTTNTVVVAHYAGLTVAQMQNLRKQARQAGTTVKVAKNRLAKIALDGTDVASIGSLMKGPTVIAYSNDPVGASKVASDFAKANDKFVILGGAMGKTALDPNGVKALAALPSLDELRAKIVGLLVAPATKIAQLTNAPAAKVARVVQAYASKSQA; from the coding sequence GTGGAACGAGCGGCTAAAGCCGAGCAGATCGCGGAGTTGAAAGAGGTCTTCAAGACCACCAACACCGTCGTCGTTGCTCACTATGCCGGCCTCACGGTTGCCCAGATGCAGAACCTGCGCAAGCAGGCTCGGCAGGCTGGAACCACTGTGAAGGTCGCCAAAAACCGCCTCGCCAAGATCGCTCTTGATGGCACGGACGTGGCCAGCATCGGTTCCCTGATGAAGGGGCCGACCGTGATCGCCTACTCAAACGATCCCGTTGGTGCGTCCAAGGTCGCCTCCGACTTCGCCAAGGCGAACGACAAGTTCGTCATCCTCGGCGGAGCGATGGGCAAGACCGCGCTCGACCCGAATGGCGTGAAGGCGCTTGCCGCCCTCCCGTCGCTCGACGAGCTCCGGGCCAAAATCGTCGGCCTCCTTGTGGCGCCGGCGACCAAGATTGCGCAGCTCACCAACGCCCCGGCGGCGAAGGTGGCCCGTGTGGTTCAGGCCTATGCCAGCAAGAGCCAAGCTTAA
- a CDS encoding alpha/beta hydrolase, producing the protein MDTAVSNPMAAKLDPREEHHRVASSHRGLSLFLRYLAPRDAKSERVALYVHGGTFPSALSIAHRFDDRSWRDELNDAGFHVWGLDFHGFGLSDPYPEMAQPPEANAPLGRAEDASRQLEAAVRFIARHHNVARISIIAHSWGSIVTGRFAGRCPELVDRLVFFGPITFRPHTAEAQKLPGWRLVSLKDQWDRFTETVPKGEGAVLSRRHFDEWGECYLDTDAASRMRLPAAVQVPSGAFQDIFDAWAGGLAYEPALVRAPVAIIRGEWDSFCNDADAHWLFGALKTSTEKRDIKIGRGTHLMHLEVMRGALYRESIAFLTESPGVIYAAA; encoded by the coding sequence ATGGACACCGCAGTTTCGAATCCGATGGCCGCCAAGCTCGACCCTCGCGAGGAGCATCACCGGGTCGCAAGCTCCCATCGTGGGCTGTCATTGTTCCTGCGTTATCTGGCGCCGCGTGATGCCAAGAGCGAACGCGTTGCGCTCTACGTGCACGGCGGAACCTTTCCGTCGGCGCTTTCGATCGCGCATCGTTTCGACGACCGCTCATGGCGCGATGAATTGAACGACGCGGGCTTCCATGTCTGGGGCCTCGATTTCCACGGCTTCGGTCTGTCTGATCCCTATCCGGAGATGGCGCAGCCCCCCGAGGCGAACGCGCCGCTCGGCCGCGCCGAGGACGCGAGCCGCCAGCTTGAAGCCGCGGTGCGGTTCATCGCCAGGCATCACAATGTTGCTCGCATCTCGATCATCGCGCATTCGTGGGGCTCGATCGTCACGGGCCGCTTCGCGGGGCGTTGCCCCGAGTTGGTCGACCGGCTGGTGTTCTTCGGCCCGATCACCTTCAGACCGCACACGGCGGAGGCGCAAAAATTACCCGGCTGGCGCCTCGTCTCGCTGAAGGACCAGTGGGACCGTTTCACCGAAACGGTGCCGAAGGGCGAGGGGGCGGTGCTGTCGCGCCGCCACTTCGACGAATGGGGTGAGTGCTATCTCGACACCGACGCGGCAAGCCGCATGCGCCTGCCCGCGGCCGTGCAGGTGCCGAGCGGGGCGTTCCAGGACATCTTCGACGCCTGGGCGGGTGGGCTTGCTTACGAGCCGGCATTGGTCCGCGCGCCGGTCGCGATCATTCGCGGCGAATGGGACAGCTTTTGCAACGATGCCGATGCCCATTGGCTGTTTGGCGCCTTGAAGACCTCAACCGAGAAGCGCGACATTAAAATCGGCCGCGGCACGCATCTGATGCATCTCGAAGTCATGCGTGGCGCGTTGTACCGGGAGAGCATCGCGTTTCTCACCGAATCCCCAGGCGTCATCTACGCTGCAGCGTGA
- the rpoB gene encoding DNA-directed RNA polymerase subunit beta, which yields MAQTFTGRKRVRKFFGKIQEVAEMPNLIEVQKASYDQFLLVQEPPGGRPDEGLQAVFKSVFPIRDFSNTSQLDFVAYEFDPPKYDVDECRQRGMTFAAPLKVKLRLIVFDVDEETGARSVKDIKEQDVYMGDIPLMTNNGTFIVNGTERVIVSQMHRSPGVFFDHDKGKTHSSGKLLFAARIIPYRGSWLDIEFDAKDIVHARIDRRRKIPVTSLLFALGLDGETILNTFYKQIPYKRQKDGWRVPFDGNRLKGYKAVNDVVDADTGKVVVEAGQKITVRQARQLTEKGLKALRMTDDELIGHYIAEDLVNAKTGEIHAEAGEEITEKLLKLLNEEGYKEIPILDIDHVNVGAYIRNTLAVDKNMSREEALFDIYRVMRPGEPPTLDTAQSMFQSLFFDSERYDLSAVGRVKMNMRLDLDAPDTMRVLRKEDIIAVIRTLLDLRDGKGEIDDIDHLGNRRVRSVGELMENQYRIGLLRMERAIKERMSSVDIDTVMPQDLINAKPAAAAVREFFGSSQLSQFMDQTNPLSEITHKRRLSALGPGGLTRERAGFEVRDVHPTHYGRICPIETPEGPNIGLINSLATYARVNKYGFVETPYRKVKDGRVTDEVVYLSAMEEGRYTVAQANAPIDPKGRFTEDLIQCRHAGDVLQLPPEKVDYMDVSPKQLVSVAAALIPFLENDDANRALMGSNMQRQAVPLVRAEAPFVGTGMEGVVARDSGAAIAARRTGVIDQVDATRIVIRATGETDPTKPGVDIYRLMKFQRSNQNTCINQRPLVKVGDQVKKGDIIADGPSTELGELALGRNVLVAFMPWNGYNFEDSILLSERIVKDDVFTSIHIEEFEVMARDTKLGPEEITRDIPNVSEEALKNLDEAGIVYIGAEVRAGDILCGKITPKGESPMTPEEKLLRAIFGEKASDVRDTSLRVPPGVQGTVVEVRVFNRHGVDKDERALAIEREEIERLAKDRDDEQAILDRNVYGRLAELLEGRQGIAGPKGFKKDSKITRAVLEEYPRAQWWQFASPNDKLMAEIEAIRKQYDESKKGLEQRFLDKVEKLQRGDELPPGVMKMVKVFVAVKRKIQPGDKMAGRHGNKGVVSRIVPIEDMPFLEDGTHVDIVLNPLGVPSRMNVGQILETHLGWACAGLGLKIGQAVELYNSKGDVKPLKETLKKIYGDDDDIKSMNEDNLIELGTNLKHGVPIATPVFDGAKEADIESMLDMAGMNHSGQSAVYDGRTGEKFDRNVTVGYIYMLKLHHLVDDKIHARSIGPYSLVTQQPLGGKAQFGGQRFGEMEVWALEAYGAAYTLQEMLTVKSDDVAGRTKVYEAIVRGDDTFEAGIPESFNVLVKEMRSLGLNVDLHNSKAQTPSGTAEAAE from the coding sequence ATGGCGCAGACGTTTACGGGTCGCAAGCGCGTAAGAAAGTTTTTCGGAAAAATCCAGGAAGTCGCAGAGATGCCGAACCTCATCGAGGTTCAGAAGGCATCTTATGACCAGTTCCTGCTGGTGCAGGAACCGCCCGGCGGTCGTCCTGACGAGGGCCTGCAGGCCGTGTTCAAGTCGGTGTTCCCGATCCGCGATTTTTCGAACACCTCGCAGCTCGACTTCGTCGCCTACGAATTCGATCCGCCGAAGTATGACGTCGACGAGTGCCGCCAGCGCGGCATGACGTTCGCCGCGCCGCTCAAGGTGAAGCTGCGGCTGATCGTGTTCGATGTCGACGAAGAGACCGGCGCCCGCTCCGTGAAGGACATCAAGGAGCAGGATGTCTACATGGGCGACATCCCGCTGATGACGAACAACGGTACGTTCATCGTGAACGGCACCGAGCGCGTCATCGTCTCGCAGATGCACCGTTCGCCTGGCGTGTTCTTCGACCACGACAAGGGCAAGACGCATTCGTCGGGCAAGCTCCTGTTCGCCGCCCGCATCATTCCGTATCGCGGCTCCTGGCTCGACATCGAGTTCGACGCCAAGGACATCGTCCATGCGCGTATCGACCGGCGCCGGAAGATTCCGGTGACGTCGCTGCTGTTCGCGCTCGGTCTCGACGGCGAAACCATCCTCAACACCTTCTACAAGCAGATCCCGTACAAGCGGCAGAAGGACGGCTGGCGCGTGCCGTTCGATGGCAACCGCCTCAAGGGCTACAAGGCCGTCAACGACGTCGTCGACGCCGACACCGGCAAGGTGGTGGTCGAGGCCGGCCAGAAGATCACGGTCCGCCAGGCCCGTCAGCTCACCGAGAAGGGGCTGAAGGCGCTGCGCATGACCGATGATGAACTCATCGGCCACTACATCGCCGAAGACCTCGTCAACGCGAAGACCGGCGAGATCCACGCCGAGGCCGGCGAGGAGATCACCGAGAAGCTCCTGAAGCTCCTCAATGAAGAGGGCTACAAGGAAATCCCGATCCTCGACATCGACCATGTCAACGTCGGCGCCTACATCCGCAACACCCTCGCGGTCGACAAGAACATGTCGCGCGAGGAGGCGCTGTTCGACATCTATCGCGTGATGCGTCCCGGCGAGCCGCCGACGCTCGACACCGCGCAGTCGATGTTCCAGTCGCTGTTCTTCGATAGTGAGCGCTACGACCTCTCGGCCGTGGGCCGCGTCAAGATGAACATGCGCCTCGACCTCGACGCGCCGGACACCATGCGCGTCCTGCGCAAGGAAGACATCATCGCTGTGATCCGCACGCTGCTCGACCTGCGCGACGGCAAGGGCGAGATCGACGACATCGACCATCTCGGCAACCGCCGGGTGCGTTCGGTCGGCGAACTGATGGAGAACCAGTACCGCATCGGCCTGCTCCGCATGGAGCGCGCCATCAAGGAGCGCATGTCGTCGGTCGATATCGACACCGTCATGCCGCAGGACCTGATCAACGCGAAGCCCGCGGCTGCCGCGGTGCGCGAGTTCTTCGGCTCCTCGCAGCTCTCGCAGTTCATGGACCAGACCAACCCGCTGTCGGAGATCACCCACAAGCGGCGCCTGTCTGCGCTCGGCCCGGGTGGTCTGACGCGCGAGCGCGCCGGCTTCGAGGTGCGCGACGTGCACCCGACGCATTACGGCCGCATCTGCCCGATCGAAACGCCGGAAGGTCCGAACATCGGCTTGATCAACTCGCTCGCGACCTACGCGCGCGTGAACAAGTACGGCTTCGTCGAGACGCCGTATCGCAAGGTCAAGGACGGCCGCGTCACCGACGAGGTCGTGTATCTCTCGGCGATGGAGGAGGGCCGTTACACGGTTGCTCAGGCTAACGCTCCGATCGATCCCAAGGGCCGGTTCACGGAAGACCTGATTCAGTGCCGCCATGCCGGCGACGTGCTCCAGCTTCCGCCGGAGAAGGTCGACTACATGGACGTGTCGCCGAAGCAGCTCGTTTCGGTGGCTGCGGCGCTGATCCCGTTCCTCGAGAACGACGACGCCAACCGCGCGCTGATGGGCTCGAACATGCAGCGCCAGGCGGTGCCGCTGGTTCGCGCCGAGGCGCCGTTCGTCGGCACCGGCATGGAAGGCGTGGTGGCTCGTGACTCGGGCGCGGCGATCGCTGCGCGCCGTACCGGCGTGATCGATCAGGTGGACGCCACCCGTATCGTCATCCGCGCCACCGGCGAGACCGACCCGACCAAGCCCGGCGTCGACATCTACCGGCTGATGAAGTTCCAGCGCTCCAACCAGAACACCTGCATCAACCAGCGTCCGCTGGTGAAGGTGGGCGATCAGGTCAAGAAGGGCGACATCATCGCCGACGGCCCGTCGACCGAGCTCGGCGAGCTCGCGCTCGGCCGGAACGTGCTGGTCGCGTTCATGCCGTGGAACGGCTACAACTTCGAAGACTCGATCCTGCTCTCCGAGCGGATCGTGAAGGACGATGTCTTCACCTCGATCCACATCGAGGAATTCGAAGTGATGGCCCGCGACACCAAGCTGGGCCCCGAGGAAATCACGCGCGACATTCCGAACGTCTCGGAAGAGGCGCTGAAGAACCTCGACGAAGCCGGCATTGTCTACATCGGTGCGGAGGTCCGCGCCGGCGACATCCTGTGCGGCAAGATCACGCCGAAGGGCGAAAGCCCGATGACGCCGGAAGAGAAGCTTCTGCGCGCCATCTTCGGTGAGAAGGCCTCGGACGTTCGCGACACGTCGCTTCGCGTGCCGCCGGGCGTGCAGGGCACCGTCGTCGAAGTCCGCGTGTTCAACCGCCACGGCGTCGACAAGGACGAGCGTGCGCTGGCGATCGAGCGCGAGGAAATCGAACGCCTCGCCAAGGACCGCGACGACGAGCAGGCGATCCTCGACCGTAACGTCTATGGCCGTCTGGCGGAGCTTCTCGAAGGCCGCCAAGGCATCGCCGGTCCGAAGGGCTTCAAGAAGGACTCCAAGATCACCCGTGCGGTGCTGGAAGAGTATCCGCGCGCGCAGTGGTGGCAGTTTGCCTCGCCGAACGACAAGCTGATGGCCGAGATCGAAGCGATCCGGAAGCAGTACGACGAGTCGAAGAAGGGTCTGGAACAGCGCTTCCTCGACAAGGTCGAGAAGCTGCAGCGCGGTGACGAGCTGCCGCCGGGCGTGATGAAGATGGTCAAGGTCTTCGTTGCGGTGAAGCGCAAGATTCAGCCCGGCGACAAGATGGCCGGCCGCCACGGCAACAAGGGCGTGGTGTCGCGCATCGTGCCGATCGAGGACATGCCGTTCCTCGAGGACGGCACCCATGTCGACATCGTGCTCAACCCGCTGGGCGTGCCGTCGCGCATGAACGTCGGCCAGATTCTCGAGACGCATCTGGGCTGGGCTTGCGCCGGCCTGGGTCTCAAGATCGGGCAGGCCGTCGAGCTCTACAACAGCAAGGGCGACGTCAAGCCGCTCAAGGAGACGTTGAAGAAGATCTACGGCGACGACGACGACATCAAGTCGATGAACGAGGACAATCTCATCGAACTTGGCACCAACCTCAAGCACGGCGTGCCGATTGCAACGCCGGTGTTCGATGGCGCCAAGGAAGCCGACATCGAGAGCATGCTCGACATGGCGGGTATGAACCACTCTGGCCAATCGGCGGTCTATGACGGCCGCACCGGCGAGAAGTTCGATCGCAATGTCACGGTGGGCTACATCTACATGCTCAAGCTCCACCACCTCGTGGACGACAAGATCCACGCGCGCTCGATCGGCCCGTACTCGCTCGTCACCCAGCAGCCGCTGGGCGGCAAGGCGCAGTTCGGTGGCCAGCGTTTCGGCGAAATGGAGGTCTGGGCGCTCGAAGCCTACGGCGCAGCCTACACGCTGCAGGAGATGCTGACGGTGAAGTCGGACGACGTCGCCGGCCGCACCAAGGTCTACGAAGCGATCGTCCGCGGCGACGACACCTTCGAAGCCGGCATCCCCGAGAGCTTCAACGTGCTGGTCAAGGAGATGCGCTCGCTCGGCCTCAACGTCGACCTGCATAACTCCAAGGCGCAAACGCCAAGCGGCACGGCCGAGGCGGCCGAGTGA
- the rplL gene encoding 50S ribosomal protein L7/L12, with translation MADLSKIVDELSTLTVLEAAELAKMLEEKWGVSAAAAVAVAAGPAGAAAAPAEEKTEFTVVLAAAGDKKIEVIKEVRALTGLGLKEAKDLVEGAPKNVKEGVSKDEATKIKATLEKVGAKVELK, from the coding sequence ATGGCTGATTTGTCCAAGATCGTAGACGAGCTGTCGACGCTCACCGTCCTCGAGGCGGCTGAGCTCGCCAAGATGCTCGAAGAGAAGTGGGGCGTGAGCGCCGCGGCTGCCGTGGCTGTTGCCGCGGGTCCGGCTGGCGCCGCTGCGGCTCCGGCCGAGGAGAAGACCGAGTTCACGGTCGTTCTCGCCGCTGCCGGCGACAAGAAGATCGAGGTCATCAAGGAGGTCCGTGCGCTCACGGGTCTCGGCCTCAAGGAAGCCAAGGACCTCGTCGAGGGCGCTCCGAAGAACGTCAAGGAAGGCGTGTCCAAGGACGAGGCGACCAAGATCAAGGCCACCTTGGAAAAGGTGGGTGCGAAGGTTGAGCTCAAGTAA